A part of Synechococcus sp. UW179A genomic DNA contains:
- a CDS encoding urease accessory protein UreF: MTSLALLQMVSPALPVGAFSYSEGLEMLIQSGALQDEHGIEQWLAAELQRGALRFEAAALPDLAVDLRRWHHSADASARERVINLDGWLLAMREAEAVRTQQRQMGSSLLQLLKDMGHCLSEEHSLAWPAAWAWASVALQVPEREMVEGYLYGWVANQLSAAVRLVPLGPTRAQVLQQRLSPQIVDLAEQLSGLHPHDLWSGGVGASMAQLAHAELYSRLFRN; the protein is encoded by the coding sequence ATGACATCGCTCGCCTTGCTTCAGATGGTCAGTCCGGCGCTGCCCGTGGGCGCATTCAGTTATTCCGAGGGACTTGAGATGTTGATCCAGTCCGGTGCACTCCAGGATGAGCATGGGATTGAGCAGTGGCTGGCAGCAGAGCTTCAGCGGGGTGCCTTGCGCTTCGAAGCTGCAGCACTTCCCGACTTGGCTGTTGATCTCAGGCGATGGCATCACAGTGCTGATGCCAGTGCGCGGGAACGGGTGATCAACCTGGATGGCTGGCTGTTGGCTATGCGCGAAGCTGAAGCTGTGCGCACCCAACAGCGTCAGATGGGTAGTTCACTGCTGCAGCTCCTTAAAGACATGGGCCACTGTCTTTCTGAAGAGCACTCTCTTGCTTGGCCTGCTGCATGGGCTTGGGCATCTGTTGCCCTACAGGTTCCTGAGCGAGAGATGGTTGAGGGCTATCTCTACGGTTGGGTCGCTAATCAACTCAGTGCGGCTGTCCGTTTAGTGCCTTTGGGGCCTACGCGAGCTCAGGTGCTGCAGCAACGCCTGTCTCCCCAGATCGTGGATTTGGCGGAACAGCTGTCTGGTCTTCACCCCCATGATTTGTGGTCCGGTGGTGTTGGCGCCTCGATGGCTCAGCTGGCCCATGCTGAGTTGTATTCCCGCTTGTTTCGAAATTGA
- a CDS encoding formamidase: protein MASTGSVSSWDEALLTAMVQYPVPVITGPEDIQTQVDKICKCLANTKAGYPGLDLIVFPEYSTQGLNTKIWTYDEMLLRIDSPEIDRFRQACKENDVWGVFSLMEQNDDPSLPPFNTAIIINSDGEIALHYRKLQPWVPIEPWSPGNYGMPVCEGPKGSKLAVCICHDGMFPELAREAAYKGANVYIRISGYSTQVNDQWILTNQTNAWQNLMYTISVNLAGYDNVFYYFGEGTVCNYDGNVIQQGHRNPWEIVTAELFPRLVDKARENWALENNIFNLGCRAYVGKPGGEKENYLTWVKDLANGEYKLPWDDKVKIRDGWKYYPEGVQLGPLPASGNGHSTETPSISEKVPAMAQT from the coding sequence ATGGCAAGTACAGGAAGCGTCAGCTCATGGGATGAAGCATTGCTCACAGCAATGGTTCAATATCCTGTCCCTGTTATTACAGGACCGGAGGATATTCAGACCCAAGTCGATAAAATCTGCAAGTGCTTAGCGAATACGAAGGCTGGCTATCCGGGCTTAGACCTCATTGTGTTTCCCGAATACTCAACTCAAGGGCTAAACACTAAAATCTGGACCTACGACGAGATGCTGCTGCGGATCGATTCACCAGAAATCGATCGATTCCGCCAAGCATGCAAAGAAAACGACGTGTGGGGTGTGTTCTCCCTCATGGAGCAGAACGACGATCCGAGTCTCCCACCATTCAATACTGCAATCATCATCAACTCAGATGGAGAAATTGCACTTCACTACAGGAAGTTGCAGCCTTGGGTACCCATTGAACCTTGGTCTCCAGGCAACTATGGAATGCCAGTCTGTGAAGGTCCAAAGGGATCAAAGCTAGCGGTTTGTATTTGCCATGATGGAATGTTCCCAGAGTTAGCTCGAGAAGCAGCCTACAAGGGAGCCAATGTTTACATCAGAATCTCTGGGTACTCAACGCAAGTCAATGATCAATGGATTTTGACGAATCAAACCAATGCCTGGCAGAATTTGATGTATACAATTTCTGTTAACCTTGCAGGCTATGATAACGTTTTCTACTATTTTGGAGAAGGAACTGTCTGCAATTACGACGGCAATGTAATCCAACAAGGCCACCGAAATCCATGGGAGATCGTTACCGCAGAATTGTTCCCGCGTCTTGTTGACAAAGCAAGGGAGAACTGGGCGCTTGAAAACAACATTTTCAACCTTGGGTGCAGAGCTTATGTTGGCAAGCCAGGGGGAGAAAAAGAAAACTATCTCACATGGGTCAAAGATCTAGCAAACGGTGAATACAAACTACCCTGGGACGATAAAGTCAAGATTAGAGACGGTTGGAAGTATTATCCAGAAGGAGTCCAACTAGGTCCGTTGCCTGCATCAGGCAATGGACACAGCACCGAAACACCTTCAATCTCAGAAAAAGTGCCTGCAATGGCACAGACATAA
- a CDS encoding urease subunit gamma produces MQLSPQEKDKLLIVTAALLAERRLKRGLHLNHPEAVAWLSFLILEGARDGKSVADLMQEGTTWLRRDQVMEGVSELVQEVQIEAVFPDGTKLVTLHDPIR; encoded by the coding sequence ATGCAACTCAGTCCCCAGGAAAAAGACAAACTCCTGATCGTGACCGCAGCACTGCTGGCCGAACGACGCCTCAAGCGCGGCCTTCATCTCAATCATCCTGAAGCCGTGGCCTGGCTCAGTTTCTTGATCCTCGAGGGTGCCCGTGACGGTAAAAGTGTTGCCGATCTGATGCAGGAAGGCACCACATGGTTGCGCCGTGATCAAGTGATGGAAGGAGTCTCCGAACTGGTGCAGGAGGTGCAAATCGAGGCTGTATTCCCCGATGGCACCAAGCTCGTCACACTTCATGACCCGATCCGCTGA
- a CDS encoding urease subunit beta, translated as MTPLIPGELLCEHGEIELNAGRPTTTISVANSGDRPVQVGSHFHFAEANAALQFDREAARGQRLDIPAGTAIRFEPGDSRDVNLIPFAGARRVIGFNGCINGPLDA; from the coding sequence ATGACCCCCTTGATTCCTGGCGAACTTCTCTGCGAACACGGCGAGATCGAACTCAACGCAGGCCGACCCACCACCACAATCAGCGTTGCCAATAGCGGTGATCGTCCTGTGCAGGTGGGCTCTCATTTCCACTTTGCGGAAGCCAATGCAGCCCTCCAGTTCGACCGAGAGGCCGCTCGCGGTCAGCGGCTCGACATCCCTGCAGGAACGGCGATCCGGTTTGAACCGGGAGATAGTCGCGACGTCAACCTGATTCCGTTCGCCGGTGCCCGTCGGGTCATCGGTTTCAACGGCTGCATCAACGGACCCCTCGACGCCTGA
- the urtB gene encoding urea ABC transporter permease subunit UrtB: protein MELIFSQLLDGISIGAVLLLAATGLAIVFGLMGVINLAHGELMMVGAYVTFVIQNLFKPLGDGIFQLYYIVALFVAFIVTALVGVLLERTLIRQLYGRPLETLLATWGVSLVLIQFIRSVSTSMAIGIAIALIIGFAAKKFTPTKIRKASFYPYLSGLIWIVSAIVGFIAISAMSESKILAKPWFGPRNIDVTAPKWLQGSWGSIAGIELPGIRIFIIVLSALLLALVAWFLTKSVWGLRIRAVTQNRQMSNCLGIPTDSVDSITFGIGSGLAGVAGAAITLLGSVGPNLGAAYIVSCFMVIVLGGVGNLVGTVIASLMLGIIQSIIGSGSLLIAFPEMPTAAAAVVEFFATTSMSYVLIFIFIIAFLQFKPTGMFPQKGRSVEA, encoded by the coding sequence ATGGAATTAATTTTCTCTCAGCTTTTAGATGGGATCAGCATTGGAGCTGTGCTCTTGCTTGCTGCAACTGGCTTGGCAATCGTGTTCGGATTGATGGGCGTCATTAATTTGGCGCACGGCGAGTTGATGATGGTCGGCGCCTATGTGACTTTCGTGATTCAGAATTTGTTTAAGCCATTAGGAGATGGCATTTTTCAACTTTATTATATTGTCGCTTTGTTCGTAGCTTTCATCGTCACTGCGTTGGTTGGTGTCCTCTTGGAGAGAACATTAATTAGGCAGTTATATGGACGACCTCTAGAAACATTGTTGGCAACATGGGGCGTCAGCCTTGTTTTGATTCAATTCATCAGAAGTGTCTCCACTAGTATGGCGATAGGCATTGCAATTGCACTTATTATTGGCTTTGCAGCTAAGAAATTTACACCTACAAAAATTCGCAAAGCATCATTTTATCCATATTTATCAGGCTTGATTTGGATTGTCTCTGCGATTGTGGGATTCATAGCAATTTCCGCTATGTCAGAGTCTAAGATATTAGCAAAGCCATGGTTTGGCCCCAGAAATATTGATGTTACTGCTCCGAAATGGCTACAGGGTAGTTGGGGATCAATCGCTGGAATTGAGCTTCCAGGTATTCGAATTTTTATCATTGTTTTGTCAGCCTTATTGCTAGCTCTTGTTGCATGGTTCCTCACTAAAAGTGTGTGGGGACTGCGGATTAGAGCAGTGACACAGAATCGTCAGATGAGCAATTGTCTTGGTATACCAACCGATAGTGTTGACAGCATCACCTTTGGAATTGGCTCTGGTTTGGCTGGTGTTGCTGGGGCAGCCATCACCCTTCTTGGATCCGTTGGTCCCAATCTGGGCGCAGCATATATCGTTTCCTGCTTCATGGTTATTGTTCTGGGAGGTGTTGGAAACCTTGTCGGAACTGTTATCGCGTCTTTGATGCTGGGAATCATTCAATCCATCATTGGATCTGGATCTTTATTGATTGCTTTTCCAGAAATGCCTACTGCAGCAGCAGCAGTCGTTGAATTTTTCGCAACGACAAGCATGTCATATGTCCTGATATTTATTTTCATTATCGCTTTCTTGCAGTTCAAGCCAACAGGCATGTTCCCCCAGAAGGGACGTTCTGTTGAGGCCTGA
- the urtA gene encoding urea ABC transporter substrate-binding protein, with the protein MTLSLSKRIIAGFAATALGVSVTACGGGGGGGGGGGGDTAGDFDGEIKVGILHSLSGTMAISETTLKETEQMAIKEINQAGGVNIDGKSYKIVYTSEDGASDWPTFAEKSQKLIDADGVAVVFGGWTSASRKAMLPVYEAKDHFLFYPIQYEGQECSKNIFYTGAVPNQQAEPAVDWLFETFADKYGKKVYLVGSDYVYPRTANTIIKEQVKSLGGETVGEDYIPLGNTEVAPIIAKIKKEFPDGGIIINTLNGDSNVALFKQFKAAGITPDKYPIMSFSIAEEEIRQIGPEYVGGTYAAWNFFMSLGTEAANNFNDAFLAMYGDDRVTNDPMESAYNMVYLWKAAVEKAGTYDDLDAVRNALIGIKLDAPQGPIEMYPNHHISQTVRIGEAQDDGQFKILWDSKKPVAPITWNQYVPETKGYKCDWTQDRPDAGKFKM; encoded by the coding sequence ATGACACTCTCGCTTTCTAAGCGCATTATTGCCGGCTTTGCTGCCACTGCCCTTGGTGTTTCAGTTACTGCTTGCGGCGGCGGCGGCGGCGGCGGCGGTGGCGGTGGCGGTGACACTGCCGGCGATTTTGACGGTGAAATCAAAGTTGGGATCCTTCACTCATTGAGTGGGACCATGGCCATCTCTGAAACCACTCTCAAAGAGACTGAGCAGATGGCCATCAAGGAAATTAACCAGGCCGGAGGTGTCAACATCGACGGCAAAAGCTACAAAATCGTTTACACCTCCGAAGACGGCGCTTCCGATTGGCCAACTTTTGCGGAGAAATCGCAGAAGCTTATTGATGCAGATGGAGTAGCTGTTGTCTTTGGTGGATGGACATCAGCAAGCCGTAAAGCAATGCTTCCGGTTTATGAGGCTAAAGATCATTTCCTCTTCTACCCAATCCAGTATGAAGGCCAGGAATGTTCCAAAAATATTTTTTACACGGGCGCTGTACCCAACCAACAAGCTGAGCCCGCCGTTGATTGGCTCTTTGAGACTTTTGCAGATAAATACGGTAAAAAAGTTTATTTAGTTGGTTCCGACTACGTTTATCCAAGAACTGCCAACACCATTATCAAAGAACAGGTCAAGAGCCTGGGCGGTGAAACTGTTGGTGAGGACTATATTCCGCTTGGCAACACTGAGGTTGCACCTATTATTGCCAAGATTAAAAAGGAATTTCCTGATGGCGGAATCATCATTAACACTTTGAATGGTGACTCCAACGTTGCTTTATTCAAGCAATTTAAAGCTGCAGGAATCACTCCTGACAAGTACCCCATTATGTCTTTCTCAATTGCTGAGGAAGAAATTCGTCAGATTGGTCCTGAGTATGTCGGTGGTACTTACGCTGCATGGAATTTCTTCATGTCTTTAGGCACTGAAGCGGCAAATAATTTCAACGATGCCTTCCTGGCTATGTATGGGGATGACCGGGTTACTAATGATCCGATGGAGTCTGCATACAACATGGTCTATCTATGGAAAGCTGCAGTTGAGAAAGCAGGAACCTATGACGATCTTGATGCGGTTAGAAATGCTCTAATTGGCATCAAACTCGATGCGCCGCAAGGCCCTATCGAGATGTATCCGAATCACCATATCTCACAAACAGTGAGAATTGGTGAAGCTCAGGATGATGGTCAATTCAAGATCCTTTGGGATAGTAAGAAACCAGTGGCTCCAATCACCTGGAACCAATACGTCCCAGAGACAAAGGGTTACAAGTGCGACTGGACTCAAGATCGGCCTGATGCGGGTAAATTCAAGATGTAA
- the urtE gene encoding urea ABC transporter ATP-binding subunit UrtE — protein MTSSTTTKTILQVSGLNVYYGESHILRNVDLHIPEGQMICLIGRNGVGKTTFLKSIIGLLNQESGTIEYDGTLLQAQAPYQRANKGIGYVSQGRDIIPRITVKENLLLGMESLPGGLAKNRHIDPIVFELFPILEQFLNRRGGDLSGGQQQQLAIARALLGKPKLLLLDEPTEGIQPSIILDIENAVQRIVRETGISVLLVEQHLHFVKKSSYYYAMQRGGIVSSGPTGALSDDVIQEFLTV, from the coding sequence ATGACTTCTTCTACAACCACTAAGACAATTCTCCAGGTCTCAGGTTTGAATGTTTATTATGGGGAAAGTCATATTCTTCGAAATGTTGACTTGCACATTCCTGAAGGTCAAATGATATGCTTGATTGGCAGGAATGGAGTTGGAAAAACCACTTTCCTGAAGTCAATCATTGGCCTTCTAAATCAAGAAAGTGGCACGATTGAGTACGATGGAACCTTACTGCAAGCTCAGGCACCTTATCAACGTGCCAATAAGGGTATTGGCTATGTATCACAGGGTCGTGACATCATTCCACGCATTACAGTCAAGGAAAATCTACTTCTAGGTATGGAGTCACTACCGGGAGGCCTCGCTAAAAATCGTCATATTGATCCAATTGTTTTTGAGCTTTTTCCCATTCTCGAGCAATTTCTTAATCGGCGAGGCGGCGACCTTAGTGGCGGTCAACAGCAACAACTTGCTATTGCTCGCGCCTTGCTTGGAAAGCCCAAGCTTTTGCTTTTGGATGAACCCACTGAGGGAATTCAACCTTCTATTATCCTTGATATTGAGAATGCTGTGCAGCGAATTGTACGTGAAACAGGGATCAGTGTTCTTCTAGTTGAACAACATCTTCATTTTGTTAAAAAGTCTAGTTACTATTATGCGATGCAACGTGGAGGAATCGTTTCAAGTGGTCCTACTGGAGCATTGTCCGATGATGTTATTCAGGAGTTCTTGACAGTCTGA
- the urtC gene encoding urea ABC transporter permease subunit UrtC → MKLFRQLIPWILLAFAFFVLPAILSQFRLNLFGRYFSLAIVALGIDLIWGYTGLLSLGQGIFFALGGYAIAMHLLLVTNNDFTTGANGLPKFFENYGVDNLPFFWEPFWSFPVTLIAIWVIPAVVSGLVGYLIFRNRIKGVYFSIITQASLMVFYHFFNGQQKLVNGTNGLKTSTTELFGMIVGSDSAQLVFYRITLILLPLAYLLCKFLTSGRFGDALIGIRDDEARVRFTGFNPVPFKVIVFLVAGGLAGVSGALYTVQSGIVSPQYMAISMSIEMVIWVAVGGRGTLVGPIIGAVLVNYLRSLVSEALPEAWLFVQGGLFIFVVVLMPDGIYGWITKGGLTTMLAAFGITKKSKTYPRIDVDEQINLEPKTIIQK, encoded by the coding sequence ATGAAACTTTTCCGCCAACTCATCCCTTGGATTCTTCTGGCCTTCGCATTCTTTGTGCTGCCAGCGATTCTTTCCCAATTTCGATTGAATCTCTTTGGTCGCTATTTCTCTTTGGCAATTGTTGCTCTTGGTATTGATCTTATTTGGGGATATACAGGCCTATTAAGTTTGGGACAAGGTATCTTCTTTGCCTTAGGAGGTTATGCTATAGCGATGCATTTGCTGCTTGTCACGAATAATGATTTCACAACCGGAGCAAATGGATTGCCTAAGTTTTTTGAAAACTATGGTGTTGACAATTTGCCCTTCTTTTGGGAGCCATTTTGGTCATTTCCAGTCACTTTAATCGCTATATGGGTCATACCTGCTGTTGTGTCTGGCCTTGTTGGATATCTGATTTTTAGGAACAGGATTAAAGGAGTTTATTTCTCAATTATCACACAAGCTTCATTGATGGTTTTTTACCATTTCTTTAATGGACAACAAAAGCTTGTAAACGGAACAAATGGTCTAAAAACATCCACGACCGAACTCTTTGGCATGATTGTTGGTTCCGATAGTGCTCAATTAGTGTTTTATCGAATCACACTCATATTGCTCCCACTTGCATATCTTTTGTGCAAATTTCTGACTAGTGGTCGTTTCGGAGATGCATTAATTGGGATTAGAGATGATGAAGCTCGGGTCCGTTTTACAGGATTTAATCCAGTTCCATTTAAAGTCATTGTTTTCCTAGTTGCTGGAGGACTCGCTGGAGTTTCTGGAGCTTTGTACACAGTACAGTCGGGAATTGTTTCGCCACAATACATGGCTATTTCGATGTCTATCGAGATGGTTATCTGGGTTGCAGTTGGTGGAAGGGGCACATTAGTCGGGCCTATTATAGGAGCCGTTTTGGTTAATTATCTTCGAAGTTTGGTCAGTGAAGCACTACCAGAAGCCTGGCTTTTTGTTCAAGGAGGTCTCTTCATTTTTGTGGTAGTCCTTATGCCAGACGGAATTTATGGATGGATAACAAAAGGAGGTTTAACCACTATGCTTGCGGCATTTGGAATTACTAAAAAATCTAAAACATACCCGCGCATCGATGTTGATGAGCAGATTAATCTGGAGCCGAAAACAATTATTCAAAAATAG
- a CDS encoding FmdB family zinc ribbon protein, translating to MPIYEFLCEENNCGQYEIWATIQDRSKNTLCPKCGGAGQRVYSPPLTLTGTLRLKTSTKEPKLVRGEDLIDNRVKPRLKQSDSRPWMLNRGC from the coding sequence ATGCCTATTTATGAATTTCTCTGCGAAGAGAACAACTGCGGCCAGTATGAAATATGGGCAACAATTCAAGATCGATCAAAAAATACTCTTTGCCCCAAATGCGGAGGAGCAGGGCAGCGTGTCTATTCACCACCTCTAACTTTAACGGGAACACTCCGACTCAAAACAAGCACAAAAGAGCCTAAACTTGTTCGAGGTGAAGATTTAATAGATAATAGAGTTAAGCCTAGGCTTAAACAAAGTGATTCAAGACCATGGATGCTTAACAGGGGATGCTGA
- a CDS encoding urease accessory protein UreD: protein MQRLDPWQGHCRLQFVQQGESTIHQGGCNAPFKLLRAENGENGRCEIPLLHTAGGLVGGDQLNISLDLEANSRSLITSVAAQKVYGSIGRSRLNPQGSWARQHVNCQLSNNSDLEWLPQELVVYANALYEQQLSVRLPEDASFLGAEIVRLGRTASGETLQRGRWRSSLSIQRLSANKSEPQCWELVDRLELGDSSLHDLHGLHHQPVFGTLVWAAPMPLQTPILNELVDAARGDREGLEGTMRCGGLQQGFVARYAGPSSRDARFWFSRIWRRTRLLRNLNEPNIPRVWPLQEKPLQEQPLQRSLFTANRAFKPTATH from the coding sequence ATGCAACGCCTCGATCCCTGGCAGGGACACTGCCGGCTGCAGTTTGTTCAGCAAGGTGAGAGCACCATTCACCAGGGCGGCTGCAATGCCCCCTTCAAACTGCTGCGGGCTGAAAACGGTGAGAACGGCCGCTGTGAGATCCCGCTTCTGCACACAGCTGGCGGATTGGTCGGCGGGGACCAGCTCAACATCAGCCTTGATCTCGAGGCCAACAGCCGCAGCCTGATCACCAGCGTCGCAGCTCAAAAGGTGTACGGCTCCATCGGTCGCAGCCGCCTGAATCCGCAGGGCTCCTGGGCTCGACAACACGTGAATTGCCAACTCTCCAACAACAGCGATTTGGAATGGCTGCCCCAGGAACTCGTGGTCTACGCCAACGCCCTCTATGAACAGCAACTCAGTGTGCGTCTTCCGGAGGATGCCTCGTTCCTGGGAGCCGAGATTGTTCGCCTGGGCCGAACGGCCTCTGGCGAAACACTGCAGCGAGGCCGCTGGCGGTCGTCTTTGAGTATCCAAAGGCTGAGCGCAAACAAATCCGAGCCGCAGTGCTGGGAACTGGTCGACAGGCTCGAACTGGGGGACTCAAGCCTCCATGATCTACACGGCCTACATCACCAACCGGTCTTCGGAACACTGGTATGGGCCGCACCAATGCCGCTACAAACCCCCATCCTCAATGAATTGGTCGATGCTGCGCGTGGCGATCGCGAAGGGCTTGAAGGAACGATGCGATGCGGAGGGCTCCAGCAGGGATTCGTCGCCCGCTACGCAGGTCCTTCGAGCAGAGACGCCCGTTTCTGGTTCAGCCGCATCTGGCGACGGACCCGTCTGTTGAGAAACCTGAACGAGCCAAACATTCCACGGGTTTGGCCTTTGCAGGAAAAGCCTTTGCAGGAACAGCCTTTGCAACGATCACTGTTCACAGCGAACCGTGCGTTCAAGCCAACGGCGACACACTGA
- the ureG gene encoding urease accessory protein UreG, translating into MSSKLRVGIAGPVGSGKTALVEALCLRMRDQLELAVVTNDIFTQEDAQFLTRVGALQPERIRGVETGGCPHTAIREDCSINRAAVKELESQFSGLDLVFVESGGDNLAASFSPELVDLCIYVIDVAAGDKIPRKGGPGITRSDFLAINKTDLAPFVGASLEVMARDTTSMRGDRPWCFTNLRSGEGVSAIEKFLLQQLP; encoded by the coding sequence ATGTCTAGCAAGTTGCGCGTTGGCATCGCTGGACCGGTTGGTTCAGGCAAGACCGCGTTGGTTGAAGCTCTTTGTCTTCGGATGCGAGATCAGCTCGAGTTGGCTGTGGTTACCAACGACATCTTCACGCAGGAAGATGCACAGTTTTTGACCCGGGTTGGAGCTTTACAGCCAGAGCGTATTCGTGGAGTTGAAACTGGGGGTTGCCCCCATACAGCCATCCGTGAAGATTGTTCGATCAATCGGGCGGCTGTGAAGGAGTTAGAAAGCCAGTTCTCCGGTCTTGATCTGGTTTTTGTTGAAAGTGGTGGTGACAATCTTGCTGCCAGCTTCAGTCCTGAGTTGGTTGACCTATGCATTTATGTGATTGATGTTGCCGCTGGCGACAAGATTCCTCGCAAAGGAGGGCCCGGAATTACAAGATCCGATTTTTTAGCCATCAACAAGACGGATCTTGCTCCGTTCGTGGGCGCCAGCCTTGAAGTGATGGCGCGCGACACAACATCAATGCGTGGTGATCGGCCATGGTGCTTTACCAATCTGCGTTCAGGTGAGGGTGTAAGCGCAATCGAGAAGTTTTTGTTGCAACAACTACCTTGA
- the urtD gene encoding urea ABC transporter ATP-binding protein UrtD: MPTPILELDDVSVDFDGFFALTDLSLSLHPGELRSIIGPNGAGKTTFLDVITGKVRPTKGSVSLRGQSILGLSEQKISRLGVGRKFQTPRVFENLSVIRNLEFAASPNKSPFKLMFESLTSTVKDEVHRIMDYVGLAPYAKVDAGSLSHGQKQWLAISMLVAQAPDVILLDEPVAGLTDEETARTAELIKSLAGDHTVVVIEHDMEFIRDLGAPVTVLHQGKLLTQGMIDDVKQDPRVIEVYLGQSDDD; this comes from the coding sequence ATGCCAACACCAATTCTTGAGCTAGATGATGTAAGCGTCGATTTCGATGGCTTCTTTGCATTGACCGATCTCTCTCTATCACTTCACCCTGGAGAGCTTCGATCGATTATTGGGCCTAATGGTGCAGGGAAAACTACTTTTCTCGACGTCATTACTGGCAAAGTCAGGCCTACAAAAGGCTCTGTATCATTGCGTGGGCAAAGCATTCTTGGGCTGTCTGAGCAGAAAATTTCTCGTCTCGGTGTTGGCCGTAAGTTTCAAACACCGCGCGTCTTTGAAAATTTGTCTGTTATTCGTAACCTTGAATTTGCTGCTTCTCCAAACAAGTCTCCTTTCAAATTAATGTTTGAATCTCTTACCTCAACTGTCAAAGATGAGGTACATCGAATCATGGATTATGTGGGTCTTGCACCATATGCAAAAGTTGATGCGGGTTCCCTTTCTCACGGTCAGAAGCAATGGCTTGCCATCTCCATGTTGGTTGCACAAGCTCCGGATGTGATTCTATTGGATGAACCTGTCGCAGGTCTGACTGACGAAGAAACCGCAAGAACCGCTGAACTCATCAAATCACTCGCCGGTGATCATACGGTTGTTGTGATTGAGCACGACATGGAGTTCATTCGCGACCTAGGAGCACCGGTTACTGTTCTCCACCAAGGTAAGCTGCTGACTCAGGGCATGATCGATGATGTTAAACAGGACCCTAGAGTGATTGAGGTTTATCTAGGTCAGTCTGATGATGATTGA
- the ureE gene encoding urease accessory protein UreE, with translation MVERVIVLEHRQVAGGWTNAEAVGRLQLLLTADERKVLRGSRRTRCGRALLLQLPRDGALQPGDLLLDGLRHLQVEVIAAPERLLRVQAASPLELLQAAYHLGNRHVPLEVHEQELLLLEDAVLAVMLKSRGLQLTACERPFVPDAGAYGAIHSHPHAHASA, from the coding sequence GTGGTTGAACGTGTCATTGTGCTGGAGCACCGCCAAGTGGCCGGGGGATGGACCAACGCCGAGGCTGTCGGTCGTTTGCAACTGCTGCTCACTGCAGACGAACGCAAGGTTTTGCGTGGGAGCCGTCGCACGCGCTGCGGCAGGGCACTGTTGCTGCAGTTGCCTCGTGATGGCGCCCTTCAGCCGGGTGATCTGCTGCTGGATGGATTACGTCACTTGCAGGTGGAAGTGATCGCAGCGCCAGAACGGTTGTTACGAGTTCAGGCAGCTTCGCCTCTTGAGCTGTTGCAGGCTGCCTATCACCTTGGAAACCGTCACGTGCCGCTTGAGGTTCATGAACAGGAGCTTCTGCTGCTTGAGGATGCGGTGCTGGCCGTCATGTTGAAGAGTCGCGGACTTCAGTTGACTGCCTGTGAACGGCCTTTTGTTCCTGATGCTGGCGCTTACGGCGCTATTCATTCGCATCCTCATGCTCACGCTTCTGCATGA